A stretch of DNA from Triticum dicoccoides isolate Atlit2015 ecotype Zavitan chromosome 2A, WEW_v2.0, whole genome shotgun sequence:
CCCCCTGTAGGCTGTCAGCGAAGAGGCGGGGACGGCCGATATGGTTcggcccctgttcaagaattcatccgattaaccaattAACTTGCCGAttgatccctactcatagggtcaccgagtagcctataaaccgataaatcatccaattaattgattaaatggccgattaacttgccgattagccgattaatcccctactcaccagccaaccgagcagctacaagttaacgatttcctcaacaatgggttCGGCGGCTCGGGGCAGATGGTGAGGTCGTAGCCGTCGTCGTTGAAGAAGACCCGAAGCGTGGTGCGGAGCTTGGAGGCGTCGAGGCATTTCaccttgacccggacctcctcctccttgcgcagagagagctcgtcgaccaccaccaccttgcccaggatcttggacatactgcgaaTGACCCACTCAGACCGGACCACGTCAGGGAGGCCGGCGATGAGGAGCCAAGCAGTGTCCAGGACCGCCACggccttgggatcccacctcggctcgGAGATATTCACCACAATCCCGTTGAGGGCCAAGGTGATGTTGTCGCTGCGGGTGCAGAAGCCCATGCTCATGGCGTCGGGGAAGATCACCGAGAAGGCGTTGGGCGCGGTGGAGGTCACCTGCCAGTCCCACTTGCAACGACAGAGGTGGTTGAGCTTGGCCTCGATTAGAGCCGGAGTGGCGACGCCCTCCCCCACGACCGTCACAAGGgccaggagcgagggggagggaggcggGAGCTCCGGCACCTCGATATGGAAGAAGCCCATGTCCTCGATGCCGTGGCCGTACATCATGATGTCCTCGGTGACCGGGCGCTCCGGACAGAGAACCGCGGGGTGCCCGGCCTCCTTGCAGAGGTAATAGGTCGGTGGGTTGGGGCAAGCCACCTGAAAGCGGCCTGGCATGCCGCAGTTGAAGCACGGGGGACCCTCGGAGGCGGCGACGGCACCCGAGGCCGGAGTCACCGCCGCGGCGGAGGGGGCGGCAGGTGGGGGGCGAGGTggccccttattcttcttcttcttagtgCCCTGGCGTCCACGGTTCCTGTTGCCGCCGTTGGAGGGCGGGAAGGCTGCTTGGGCGCGCGGAGGCTGGTAGCGACGGTTGTCAGGGGCGGTGGACTCGGAGGCGGGGGGAGCCTGACACGGGGGAGAGGACCGGATAGAGCCACGCCCATCGCGGGCTGGCGAGCGCCGGGTCGGAGACCGGCCTCGGGCGGGGGAGCGCCGGCCAGGCGAGTCGGCCCGGCCCCGAGAGTCCCCACGAGGAGGATCCCGTCGGGCCGGCGAGTGGTAGCGGTCCTCCCGCGTCGGGGAGCGGCGAGAATGGCGGGGAGGGGATCGACGGGAGTCCCGGGAGTCGCGCGCCGACGAACAGCGAGCCGGGCGGGAGGAGAGCTGGCTGTGGAGGTCAGCCTCCCGCCGGAGGCCGTCGAGGGATGAGCGCGGAGGGTCGCGGCGGTCGTCCGCCCGTCGCTTTGGGCGAGGGTCGGCATCACCCCACTCCCGGGGCATGGCCGGCGGCGGAGGGGGTGGCGAGGGGAGGCGACGGCCGGAGGGGACCAGGGAGGCGGCTGGCGGAGTGGCAGGGTGGGGGGCGACGGGCGAGGCACGAGAGGCACGGGGAAACCCTACTGGAGGCCATATCGCCCGCCGGGGCGGGCCAGGCGGCACCAGGGGGGCGCAGCTGGGCCGCACTGTGCGCTGCGGGACTGTGCGGCCGGCCCACACAGTGACTGGCGGCCCGCATCCCACCTGGGGGCCCAGCGGCCGACAGCCCGAGGGGAGGCCCAACAGGATGGACCCCAGGCCGGCCCAGAAGCAGAGCGGCCCGAAACGTCCGGCCCGGGGCAACCAACCGGAGCACGAGAGTTTCCCCAGGCGCCGCCGCGCAGGTCCCCGCCGGGGCCGGGAGGGGGCGGCGCGGCCAGGGCACGGCACGCCGGCCGGTCGGAGACAGGGAGGGAGCAGCCCCGAAGGCGGAGATGAAGGGGCGGAAGGGGGCTTTCCGGACCAAAATGCCCGAGAGCGcgagcgccgccgccggcgacgggcCGGCCGGAGCAGAGGCGGGCGTCGGCAGCGCAGGGGACCGCCAGGAGGCGAGCACCGCACCGCGGTCTGCGCGGCCGACGCCGCCCCAGCCGCCAGCACGACGCCGCCGGGGGGAGGCCCGAGACCCCATGGCATCCCCTTTTGACCTNNNNNNNNNNNNNNNNNNNNNNNNNNNNNNNNNNNNNNNNNNNNNNNNNNNNNNNNNNNNNNNNNNNNNNNNNNNNNNNNNNNNNNNNNNNNNNNNNNNNNNNNNNNNNNNNNNNNNNNNNNNNNNNNNNNNNNNNNNNNNNNNNNNNNNNNNNNNNNNNNNNNNNNNNNNNNNNNNNNNNNNNNNNNNNNNNNNNNNNNNNNNNNNNNNNNNNNNNNNNNNNNNNNNNNNNNNNNNNNNNNNNNNNNNNNNNNNNNNNNNNNNNNNNNNNNNNNNNNNNNNNNNNNNNNNNNNNNNNNNNNNNNNNNNNNNNNNNNNNNNNNNNNNNNNNNNNNNNNNNNNNNNNNNNNNNNNNNNNNNNNNNNNNNNNNNNCCCCTAGGAGTCGGGCCGCCGGCTGGGACGGGCGGAGGTGGCCGGACCGGGGGACCAGGCGGGATGCGGTCGCGGCAGGCGACGGGGCGGCCCGCGGCAACGTCGGCAGCCTCGGCGAGGTCAGCCCAGGACACACGCGGAGGGGCAGCCAGAGGCGACGGCGGGGGGCGGGCGTGGAAGGAGACGGCGCGCCGGCTGCGGGCGAGGCCAGGGGCgagggcggcagcggcagcggtgcCGCCGAGGCGACGGGGGCGTCGCCAGAGCCAACGCACGCGGGAGCCATCGGACTCGTCAGGTTAGCAATTAAACCCTTAAAGGAGATCTCGTTCTTGAGGACAGAGGTCAAGTCCCGGGGCAATGGGTTGGCTGGAAATGGAAACAAGGCTGATCAAGAGTACATCATCATGTCTAACCTGTCCCTCGATGACACTATACTCAAGAAGAAGGTGAATTTGCCTTACCACCCCCAAAAAAGAAAACCCTGTCTTGATACGTGTGATTGATTGATTGGTATGCTAAGAAATTCTTGGCTCTTAAATGTGAAAAAATGATGACCGTGTGTTTGTGGAATCCTTGCGCTTGATTGTGTTGGGCAAAATCCAGTGGGCCGGTGCCTGGCTGAGCGTGagacggcccggcccggcccggtccCGGGGGTGCTAGAAAGTTGAAACCCTAGGACACTAGAGCACTAGTAGTGAGCGTGAGACCAGGCGAGTGGCGGCGGCGAAGCCATCTCTTGTCTTGTCTTGTCTTCTTCTCAACACCCAACCAGAACCCAAACCAGCTGGGATCCACGGCCGGAGGCGGAGAGAGATGGAGGGGGAGCTCAGGAAGGAGACGGAGATGGAGTCCAGCAAGGGGACGGAGTATGAGAAGAAACTCGAGATTCTCAGGAAGGCTCGGCACGATGTCACGAGGCTGCTCAACAAAGGCAAGTACCCGGCCAGGCATAGGGCACTCTTGGCTACCCAGCAGCATTTCTTGTCGGAGGAGCGAAATATCCTCATGATGATGGGCAAGTCCCGGACGGAGATTCATAGGTATCCCGATTCCGATTCCGATTCTGGCGATTCAGGGTCCCTCCTAAGTATGGAGCCCCAATTGGGAATCACCAAGCGGACGGAGATGGAGGGGGAGCTCAGGAAAGAGCAGGAGAGGATCAGCAAGCTTCGGGACCAACTAACCAAGACTTGTGAATCCTCCACGGACCCGGCGACGCAGAGGATATTCTTGGATCAGCTGGATGAACTCTGGATGGAGGAGGACACACTCCTCACCATGATGAGAGAATCCGGGATGGACGTTCAGAGGGCTTCCGGTTCCGATACCAACAATATCGATCCCGATTCCGGCGATGAGATGGGCAGTTCGGGCGTGCACCCATCCCTCATAAGGATGGAGTCGAGACTCAGGAAGGAGATGATGGAGATGGATTCCAGCAAGGGGACGACCGAGATCGAGTCCGGCAAAGAGCAGGAGATGGTGGGCAAACTCAGCAAGGAGCACCAGAGACTCAGGAAGGTTCGGTACCAACTCAACAAGAGGTGCCAGTCCACCAAGGACCCGGCGACGCAAAGTATACTCTCGACTCAGCAGGAGATACTCTGGACCAAGGAGCAAGCACTCCTCACCATCATGAGGCAGTCGGGGATGGAGATTGAGAGGGATCCCGATTCCGATTCCGGCAATGAGATGGGCACAGATTCGCCCCTCATAAGCATGCAGTGGGGACTCAGCAAGGGGACGGAGAGAGACGCCAGTGGCAAGGAGATGGGTCAGATGGGTCATGacgacttggttgttgctctttctAGCCACCTTGAGGTGCTTAGGAGGGAGATCTCGTTCCTGAGGACAGAGGTCACGTCCTGGGGCAATGGGTTGGCTGGAAATGGAAACAAGGCTGATCAAGAGCACATCATCATGTCTAACCTGTCCCTCGATGACACTCTACTCAAGAAGAACGTGAATTTGCCTTACCTCGGTTGCCAGACTGAGGATGTGATGGATTTCCTGCTCGTCGAGACGCAGCAGTTGCTCTATCGCTTCAACTCTTTCGCGTCCATTCTACAAAAATTCAGAATCCCCATATCTTCGGACAAGATTGAGAAGCTGCGTCTCATATCCAATGTACTTGTGGGCATCTCGGAGCTTATCAAAAGGCATAAATCTGCTGCTGCCAAGGGTCATGGAGATCATTTGGACTGTGTAGGCTGGGATGCTACGTGGGGATGCTCGACGAGAAAACATGGTGCCTTTGACGACATAAGTAAGCCAAAAATACTGCTATATGGCTATCTTAGTTTTCCTCTCTCTAATTAATTAATCGTGCCTTGGTCAATTAAATGCAATCCCCTTCTTGTATATATCACCGCTAAATACAACTCTTCTTATATATGCATAGATTTCAATCTGCTAACTTTAGCAGTAGCTTGATTTATAACAGTCATCAATCTCTTGATTTTGTGCTGCAGCGACATTGAGTCCTATGCAATTCACGGCTTGCACGCCTGGAATCTTCCCATTCTCGTCCGTGGCAGGCCCTGCCTTGCAGATCTATTCAGTCAGGCTCGTTAATCTTAACCGGAATCTGAGTTGGCCACTTGATGTCTACGGCGTGGTCGCTGCACGCGACGATTTTGACAACAACCTCAACATTCTCTTCCGCCGGTCAAGTGCAAACTGCCAAAGAATTAAGAAAGAGGTCTGTACAATGTCTATCTTCTCGTCTAATTGTTATAAGATAAAAGTATGTTTTTGGTCCTTCAAGTTCCCCAAAAGTTTTATACGAAGAGCATTTGATGTGTGACAAAGGATTAAGTTATAATGGTTGCATAATGTTTGTAGTTTAACCGGAGTTGATTGGTTACCTGCATACCTTTGGATTGTTTTGTTTAACCAGATTCTTTTAAGGTTCAAACTAGTCCGTATCAGCTTTAGGCAAGTTATGCAGGCCAAGCCGTATGTATGTTGAAATTTTTCTGCCATATTTAGCGAGCATAGAGCAAATCAGTAACAAAAAAAGCCAATAATTAAAGTAGTCTCCCACATGCTGAGGCTGTCTCTGGATGATGGCAGGGCACATGCACCTGTTATGTTTATTTCTGTATATCGCACAAGCAATGCAGCATGCACATGGGCAAAGGCCGAGCGAATCCGGCCGACATTGGCCGCCTGATTGGGTGGCCGTGTGATTGACGGAGGGTAGAGATACCCAAAGGTTGTAAAACCGACTGTGGATATAAATCCAAATTCAAACCGGTGTATTATAGTGGCAGAGATTAGTAGGATCTGTTTGGGAACTATTTCTTTGAGATTCTTTCCGAATTATGGCCATGGTTAGACTATGTCTAGTTAAACTGAACTGTTATTTTGCCTGATGTGTGTGACTGACGTTGATGAATATGATGCTTGCAGGACCCATTTTTGCACTTGATTGGCCCGTCTCGTGCAATTGTGGCTGGCGAACCTGTTTTGTTTCAAATTGACCTGAAATTGAAGTATGGAGCACAGTTTGAACATACAGCATCGTTCACTGCCAACCAAAGTTACCGCTCTATCAAGCGGTGTGACACCATGCAGATCCGCAACTCCTGTTGTACAGCAAAGATAAGACTTGGGCGAGTTGCTCCAGCAATCCAGGCGACAATAGTAGGTGTTCGTGTGGTTGAAGGGGAGTGGCCTTTTAAGTATGGATGTAACGTTTCTTGCTTGTTTTCTCCTGCTGATGCAACGGAGGGATGCGCCGCAGAAGTCGTCTTGCTTGACTGTCGTGCTAAAAAGATGCGTGCAGGATCAGATGGGTATCTTTCTTTGTCAAGAAATGTTGTGGCAGTGGGATTGCAGGGCACACTCCGAGTCGTCACAGGAGCATACTCAAAGTCCGGACTCAATATTGTTCGAAAATATCATGTCGAATTTCCTATCCAGCAGTGTCAGACAAATAGTTTTAGATGCTCAATTGATGGCTCCACATTGGAGATAGTTGTTGCTTGGTCTCGCCTTGTCATGGACAAGCATGATCATGTACTCGATGGTTATTGAAGGTGTGAGGAGTGGCAGTGGCTTAGGCTTTTACCTTTGATTTGTGAGCTTAGCTTAGGCTTGGTCTTTTTCCCCAGATATATGATACTAGTTTCACACTTTGGTCTGATAACTTGGTTACTAAACATTTTTAATGTGCAGGTCCAAGCAGGGTGGTCTAATGGAAAAAAAGGTGTaagagttttttttagaaaaggaggatgacctccggcctctgcatctgggcgatgcatacggccactttattaattattctcacaagaccttacaaagtcatacaacagtaagactaaagccgccgtctaagcaacaaactgtcgttacacctatccagttgatgaagcggCGCATATAGCCTGTGCCTAATACCAAACATACATCGCagtcaagcctaacatctaagatctGAGACCCCAACCTAACCACTTgtcgggtctggggcacacactggtccagcgtgctctcagaggccgccaccgccaactgccaccgctccatcttcagaactgtactgatgcatcaaccttgctaggtccagctatcgtcgacgcctCCACGGCGCCCAACAGCACCTCCTCCCTGCACGCAAACAGCTGTACACGCCGATTTCGCCACtcatacacctcagcgccatgctgccacgtaccaccagccgacacagcttgaagcccttggtggatctgtcgtgcgtagcacctaccgaccaggcatgaccaagcgtagcacctgtcggtcaggcatgacttgacatctccaccgaagctccgtgcaagacgaagccgctccacctcctgcctctgacttccagcgctggtCCACAAAACGACGCTCCCAGGAGAGAAACTACACCGCAGTGCCGTCATCGTCTGGTCttgaacaccagatcctagggtttcccccggagcaatacgagtgggtcgacggtagtcacatgacgatgccttcatcaaggtaacgacgtggaacgccgccatcgcccgccgtcggctcggttttcactagcaactacgtctccccgactcgcagctggtgccagatgacggatcccgagatccgaacacccagccttcggccgaccacctctgacggaagagatgaccaccatcGCCGGCTCCAGCGGTCAGAACAGATCTGATCGGAGGTGCCGCCGAGGAGACCACCAGGCCATCTACACCGTCGTCGCCGATCTGAAGGCAGCATGCCAAGCCGGCCGCCgccaaccgcagccgccgccgaaGGGCCATCTGCAGCGCTCTTTCTTCTGGAgccgcctagcccaacaattcggcctttttactatATATTTTCTCTGTTaaattttctctagctacatgggcctggcccaacaatttggcctttttattttctaggcatGGCCTTTTGCGGTCCAGTTCATTTTTATTTTCAAGGGTTTTTTGTGATCCAATTTTtagatgggtcccaattgtcagattTTTCATGGCAGTGGGGCCAAACACTTTTTATCGAAGAACTCATCAGCTTTCCATTTCTCACATTTCTCACAGTACACAAATGACAAATATTTCAAATGAAACAGAACTAGGTACAAAGTATTTTTCTCACATTTCTTACAGTTTTACAACTTCACTGGATTCTGCTCCAGAATGTGCTGACTACAACAGAATACAATATAACTAGGTACAAAGTACAACCAAAACACAAGGCAGATTATCTAGATAACCACCATGCTTCATCGTCTTCTCTTCCAAACAAGTGGAATGAGCCCTCTCTTCTCCTAGGCGTGCTCCTcctacaacagcagcaacaacaggtcaagaacaacaatagagtcatatgagctgcttctgctcctATTAAACAGAATAACAACAAATCGAGTTAATAAACAAGCTTGAAGCACTATGGGAAACAAAAGCATAAAAACAAACTAATATCTCAGGTATAATCATAGGATAAATCTGTGTTGAAGCACTGtgtttagatgtattttaattaatttCAAATGTGTAATGTAAGGTGTTGTGGATCAGTGTATAAGAACATCAGTTTGTAAATAACAGGAACAACTTGGTATTACACACAGAGCACTATACAGATTTTAGCTTTTCTATCCAAGTACAAATAGCAAAACATACTAAATTAATTGAGACACTCATAAATACTTGCCGAGATACTAAGATGAAACGtgcatatatatactactgtaa
This window harbors:
- the LOC119352538 gene encoding uncharacterized protein LOC119352538, with product MEGELRKETEMESSKGTEYEKKLEILRKARHDVTRLLNKGKYPARHRALLATQQHFLSEERNILMMMGKSRTEIHRYPDSDSDSGDSGSLLSMEPQLGITKRTEMEGELRKEQERISKLRDQLTKTCESSTDPATQRIFLDQLDELWMEEDTLLTMMRESGMDVQRASGSDTNNIDPDSGDEMGSSGVHPSLIRMESRLRKEMMEMDSSKGTTEIESGKEQEMVGKLSKEHQRLRKVRYQLNKRCQSTKDPATQSILSTQQEILWTKEQALLTIMRQSGMEIERDPDSDSGNEMGTDSPLISMQWGLSKGTERDASGKEMGQMGHDDLVVALSSHLEVLRREISFLRTEVTSWGNGLAGNGNKADQEHIIMSNLSLDDTLLKKNVNLPYLGCQTEDVMDFLLVETQQLLYRFNSFASILQKFRIPISSDKIEKLRLISNVLVGISELIKRHKSAAAKGHGDHLDCVGWDATWGCSTRKHGAFDDITTLSPMQFTACTPGIFPFSSVAGPALQIYSVRLVNLNRNLSWPLDVYGVVAARDDFDNNLNILFRRSSANCQRIKKEDPFLHLIGPSRAIVAGEPVLFQIDLKLKYGAQFEHTASFTANQSYRSIKRCDTMQIRNSCCTAKIRLGRVAPAIQATIVGVRVVEGEWPFKYGCNVSCLFSPADATEGCAAEVVLLDCRAKKMRAGSDGYLSLSRNVVAVGLQGTLRVVTGAYSKSGLNIVRKYHVEFPIQQCQTNSFRCSIDGSTLEIVVAWSRLVMDKHDHVLDGY